The following proteins are encoded in a genomic region of Gimesia algae:
- a CDS encoding DUF4332 domain-containing protein — translation MKITRIHVNQFGNWQDLNLASLEPGINVFYGPNETGKSTLMRMIRGILYGFQSDELRERSRVPDAVPWSALLDIRHQGQFYEIQRQTTANGRGHFSFQSQTRGISGTDLLTSLQAGVNESVYENVFAIGLNELQELGTLHGDQVAQHIYGLTLGPEGQAILDASKQVRLSRQSLLSRDSKNGKLPDLFQQLDEINAKISDLEQRSQRFFNLSNDLQKIQAESDSLKKRKSGLQYQIRGHRFLDRVWKPWQEVQDLQQQLKRLPVVHDFPEDGVNLLNEYDREIKQVESKLIEIKAELSGLRKQIEQAEIDNALLNFAPNIQSLVDQKPWMTDLEQQHKSGITRVQELESTLKNYLSQNLELGHMTHIKTTPDNNLRLVEAAREYGVAGRKRKNTHRRYKKLSRKYQQTLASLQEQSSRLLNGHSTELELKRARERMKHLERLSQLRLRESEFVIRQEAVKEQLERLQSHSRLPGWAKKTLFGFALAGACLVLAGFWRGVSDAKLVGLIFCLSGLFLGGITWAIKKHFELDVLDQAEELQDESWALDVHLRETRQEIDRIMEDEYFALKSLSEGHSLSSHRQRETVPALNFNDENILRTDLLHELALKIAELEQLNVAQERAQKTRQLLVKLRNRSQEIQRNFSSKRHEWCECLKQLGLTETLKVDDAFRMWHQVSQANFYRNQLEQEQQKIKPCGDLVNMYFKRVRELGLRMNRSQQKSDTPFEQVTAWERELETLSGQREARMRLIKEEQRLRQEADSLKLKLEEINHLRSTLLIQGGATSREDFVKRAASLTKRIEIEKTLLTAQRELERASQTEQEMAIVEDDLLVFDADANAEQLDMLNLELEDIEQDLVTAAENMGRLKQDYQNAKTDRSAVQLRFQREQIREQIRQASEEWFTTELSAVGLQKLQSEFERTSQPETLAIASDYLRQLTNGKYSNIWTPLGEQYPKVDDNEGHTLTVSELSSGTREQLFLAIRLAMVERFRNNGVELPMVLDDVLVNFDQNRTQAAIETLISVAKKGQQILFFTCHLHLTRLFEEQGTHPVWLTDESTTQETSSPEISKSAVQSELQLQSASSTQSPAAVLDAPLIADPVYQLEWSSPIDKLYSLNQFHLQNLNQAGIHSIAQLLSQSADQLATQLPDEISAGLIFEWQSQARLAACIRGIKPQQAAFLVQCGITEPGDITSMSYPELWSLIDSSLPPETSSETTISEILVQQWVQSAHQSRKFHPQKPALSEQTTREPEPQERREYRRDGSHTESGNAKPVTPPFYLNRSMPVEQAPSIGPKTAHRLEKVGIFSVSDFLECNPGNVANQLNVTHIKERTIRVWKKQTKLVCCIPGLRGHDAQILVACGFHEPDQIARTSPQELYGKVKSFVKTSEGQQIIRGGKKPDFKEITDWIQWSQKARKLHAA, via the coding sequence ATGAAAATTACCAGAATCCATGTAAACCAGTTTGGGAACTGGCAGGACCTGAATCTTGCTTCACTTGAGCCGGGAATCAATGTGTTCTATGGCCCGAATGAAACGGGAAAATCCACGCTGATGCGAATGATTCGGGGTATCCTCTACGGTTTTCAATCCGACGAATTGCGCGAGCGTTCACGTGTTCCCGATGCCGTACCCTGGTCTGCGCTGTTGGATATCCGCCATCAGGGACAATTCTATGAAATTCAGAGACAAACAACTGCGAACGGACGAGGTCATTTCTCTTTCCAGAGTCAGACCAGGGGAATTTCGGGCACTGATCTCTTAACCTCACTCCAGGCGGGAGTGAATGAAAGCGTTTATGAAAATGTATTCGCCATCGGGTTGAATGAACTTCAGGAGTTGGGAACTCTGCACGGCGATCAGGTTGCCCAGCATATCTATGGTTTGACACTCGGGCCGGAAGGTCAGGCGATCCTGGATGCATCCAAACAGGTCAGGCTGTCCCGGCAGTCACTGTTAAGCCGCGATTCCAAAAACGGAAAATTACCAGACCTGTTCCAACAGTTGGATGAAATCAATGCAAAAATCTCAGACCTGGAACAGCGGTCACAACGCTTTTTCAATCTATCCAACGACCTGCAGAAAATCCAGGCCGAGTCGGACAGTCTGAAAAAACGGAAATCCGGGCTTCAGTATCAGATCCGGGGACATCGTTTCCTGGATCGGGTCTGGAAACCGTGGCAGGAAGTACAAGACCTGCAGCAGCAATTGAAGCGATTGCCCGTCGTCCACGATTTCCCTGAAGATGGCGTGAACCTTCTGAATGAATACGACCGGGAAATCAAACAGGTTGAATCAAAGCTGATCGAGATCAAAGCAGAACTCAGCGGTCTGCGTAAACAAATCGAGCAGGCGGAAATCGACAATGCATTATTAAACTTTGCGCCCAATATCCAGAGTCTGGTGGATCAGAAACCATGGATGACGGATCTGGAGCAGCAGCACAAATCAGGTATCACCCGGGTACAGGAACTGGAGTCAACTCTTAAAAACTACCTGAGTCAGAATCTGGAACTGGGTCATATGACTCATATTAAAACCACTCCTGATAATAACCTGCGGCTGGTCGAAGCTGCCCGTGAATACGGTGTGGCCGGGAGGAAGCGAAAAAATACACACCGACGCTATAAAAAACTCTCACGTAAATATCAGCAGACACTGGCCAGTCTGCAGGAACAGTCTTCACGACTTCTCAACGGACACTCCACTGAACTAGAACTTAAGCGTGCCCGGGAACGTATGAAGCATCTCGAACGACTCAGCCAGTTACGGCTGAGAGAGTCGGAGTTTGTCATCCGCCAGGAAGCAGTCAAAGAACAGCTGGAACGCCTGCAGTCCCACTCACGTCTGCCCGGCTGGGCGAAGAAGACACTGTTCGGTTTCGCGCTGGCAGGAGCTTGCCTGGTACTCGCCGGCTTCTGGCGAGGAGTCTCCGACGCGAAGCTGGTGGGGCTGATTTTCTGCCTGAGCGGTCTCTTCCTGGGAGGCATCACCTGGGCCATTAAAAAACATTTCGAACTCGATGTACTGGACCAGGCTGAGGAACTGCAGGACGAAAGCTGGGCCCTTGATGTCCACCTGCGCGAAACGCGCCAGGAAATTGATCGTATCATGGAAGATGAATACTTCGCATTGAAATCTCTCTCGGAAGGGCACTCCCTCAGCAGTCATCGACAACGGGAGACTGTACCGGCGTTGAATTTCAATGATGAAAATATTCTGCGTACCGATCTGTTGCACGAACTGGCTCTCAAAATTGCTGAACTGGAACAGTTGAATGTGGCTCAGGAACGCGCCCAGAAAACCCGCCAATTACTGGTCAAATTGAGAAACCGCTCACAGGAAATCCAGCGAAACTTCAGCAGCAAGCGGCATGAGTGGTGCGAATGTCTGAAACAACTGGGGCTGACCGAAACACTTAAAGTGGATGACGCGTTCCGGATGTGGCATCAGGTTTCACAGGCAAACTTCTACCGGAATCAGCTGGAACAGGAACAACAGAAAATCAAACCCTGTGGTGATCTAGTCAATATGTATTTTAAACGCGTCCGCGAATTAGGTTTGCGCATGAATCGCAGTCAGCAGAAATCGGACACACCATTTGAACAGGTTACTGCATGGGAACGAGAACTCGAAACACTTTCAGGCCAGCGTGAAGCACGCATGAGGTTGATAAAAGAAGAACAGCGGCTGCGCCAGGAAGCAGACTCCCTGAAATTAAAGCTGGAGGAAATCAACCATCTGCGTTCAACGCTTCTCATCCAGGGTGGCGCTACGAGTCGCGAAGATTTTGTGAAACGGGCCGCATCGCTGACAAAACGTATTGAGATCGAAAAGACCCTGTTGACGGCGCAGCGGGAATTAGAGCGAGCCAGTCAGACTGAACAGGAAATGGCGATTGTGGAAGATGATCTGCTGGTTTTCGATGCAGATGCGAATGCCGAGCAATTGGACATGTTGAATCTGGAACTGGAAGACATCGAACAGGATCTGGTCACGGCTGCGGAAAACATGGGGCGTCTGAAACAGGATTACCAGAATGCCAAAACTGATCGCAGCGCGGTCCAACTGAGATTTCAGCGCGAGCAGATACGCGAACAGATCAGACAGGCCAGTGAAGAATGGTTTACGACGGAGCTTTCAGCGGTCGGTCTTCAGAAACTGCAGTCAGAATTTGAACGTACCAGTCAGCCGGAAACACTCGCGATTGCCTCTGATTACCTGAGGCAGTTAACCAATGGGAAATACTCTAATATCTGGACTCCCCTGGGCGAACAATATCCCAAAGTCGATGACAACGAAGGGCATACTCTCACAGTCAGCGAACTGAGTAGTGGCACGCGAGAACAGCTCTTCCTGGCAATCCGGCTGGCAATGGTCGAGCGTTTCCGTAACAACGGTGTGGAACTTCCCATGGTCCTGGATGACGTGCTTGTCAATTTCGACCAGAACCGGACACAGGCGGCCATTGAAACCCTGATCTCTGTCGCAAAGAAAGGGCAGCAGATTCTGTTTTTCACCTGCCATCTCCATTTGACCCGTCTGTTTGAAGAACAGGGAACACATCCAGTGTGGCTCACAGATGAGAGCACGACACAGGAAACGTCCTCTCCAGAAATCTCAAAGTCGGCTGTTCAGTCTGAACTTCAGCTGCAATCTGCTTCTTCAACCCAGTCCCCTGCAGCCGTTCTGGATGCCCCGTTAATAGCAGATCCGGTTTATCAGCTGGAGTGGTCATCCCCGATTGACAAGCTGTATTCTCTAAACCAGTTCCATCTTCAAAATCTGAATCAGGCAGGGATTCATTCGATTGCACAGCTCCTGTCTCAATCGGCAGACCAACTGGCTACACAGTTACCTGATGAAATCTCTGCAGGGCTGATATTTGAATGGCAGAGTCAAGCCAGACTGGCGGCCTGCATTCGAGGAATCAAACCGCAACAGGCTGCGTTTCTCGTCCAGTGTGGGATCACAGAGCCCGGCGATATCACCAGCATGTCATACCCTGAACTCTGGTCGCTCATTGATTCCAGTCTTCCCCCAGAGACGTCAAGTGAGACGACCATCAGCGAAATACTCGTGCAACAATGGGTTCAATCAGCGCACCAGTCGCGGAAGTTTCACCCACAAAAACCGGCTTTATCAGAGCAGACAACACGAGAGCCTGAACCACAGGAACGACGTGAATATCGCAGAGATGGTTCGCATACCGAGTCCGGTAACGCAAAGCCTGTTACGCCGCCCTTTTACCTGAATCGTTCCATGCCTGTGGAGCAGGCCCCGTCCATCGGACCGAAAACCGCACATCGCCTGGAAAAAGTGGGGATCTTCTCAGTCAGTGATTTTCTGGAATGCAACCCGGGAAACGTCGCGAACCAATTAAATGTCACTCACATAAAAGAACGCACCATTCGCGTCTGGAAAAAACAGACAAAGCTTGTCTGTTGTATTCCCGGACTGCGTGGTCACGATGCACAGATCCTGGTCGCCTGCGGATTTCATGAACCAGATCAAATTGCCCGCACTTCGCCTCAAGAGTTATATGGCAAAGTAAAATCGTTCGTCAAAACCAGCGAAGGACAGCAGATCATTCGCGGCGGAAAGAAGCCGGACTTCAAGGAAATTACCGACTGGATTCAATGGTCGCAAAAAGCCCGAAAGCTGCATGCTGCCTGA
- a CDS encoding CinA family nicotinamide mononucleotide deamidase-related protein, whose amino-acid sequence MQAEIIAIGSELTNGEKLDTNSQWLSTELAAVGISTHFHTTIADNLDEIAIQFRLSAERSDLVLITGGLGPTLDDLTRQALAELTQADLVLDEKSMEIIEAMFQQRSREMPERNRIQAMFPQGAEPIQNEHGTAPGIWMEVPRIDGKSVCLIAAMPGVPSEMKPMFYQSVLPRLTHGTNMIRFARINCFGVGESKTEELLGDITSRGRDPEVGITAHEATITLRIKAAGSSLEECEQKISETHTLIQERLGEFIFGYEDEELEHIVMLLLSQKQQSLATCECGTGGLLSYRLTEVNGSADWYAGGIVSRLQSTNKYLDSNSEQETVAFDAEGAAQIAQATREKFDSDYALAILLDPQQSWQDPDQVPQAYVALANRETEWVEEIGLTVNRAIAKSRVTKAALNLLRRNLILQ is encoded by the coding sequence ATGCAAGCAGAAATAATTGCGATTGGCAGTGAGCTGACCAACGGAGAAAAACTCGATACCAACAGTCAGTGGCTGAGTACAGAACTGGCCGCGGTTGGCATCTCCACTCATTTTCACACGACAATCGCCGACAATCTGGATGAAATCGCCATCCAGTTTCGCCTTTCAGCAGAGCGTTCTGATCTGGTTCTCATTACAGGAGGGCTGGGGCCTACTCTGGATGACCTGACTCGTCAGGCTCTGGCAGAATTAACACAGGCAGATCTCGTGCTGGATGAAAAGTCGATGGAGATCATTGAGGCGATGTTTCAGCAACGCTCGCGTGAAATGCCCGAGCGGAATCGAATCCAGGCCATGTTTCCCCAAGGGGCAGAACCGATTCAGAATGAACATGGCACCGCTCCGGGAATCTGGATGGAAGTCCCCCGCATTGATGGGAAATCGGTTTGCCTGATTGCCGCGATGCCGGGCGTTCCCTCAGAAATGAAGCCGATGTTTTATCAGTCGGTATTACCCCGGTTGACTCATGGCACAAATATGATTCGCTTTGCCAGGATCAACTGCTTTGGAGTGGGGGAATCAAAAACAGAAGAATTGCTGGGCGATATCACAAGCCGAGGTCGAGATCCGGAAGTGGGAATCACGGCTCATGAAGCCACCATTACCCTGCGGATTAAAGCTGCTGGGAGTTCTCTGGAAGAGTGTGAGCAGAAAATTTCAGAGACGCACACTTTGATCCAGGAGCGACTCGGAGAATTTATCTTTGGGTATGAAGACGAAGAACTGGAACATATCGTGATGCTGCTGCTCAGCCAGAAACAGCAATCACTGGCAACCTGTGAATGTGGCACGGGAGGGCTGCTGTCGTATCGGCTGACGGAAGTCAATGGTTCCGCCGACTGGTATGCAGGTGGAATTGTTTCCCGATTACAGTCGACCAACAAATACCTGGACTCAAACTCAGAGCAGGAGACGGTCGCTTTTGATGCAGAAGGAGCGGCCCAGATTGCGCAGGCGACGAGAGAAAAATTTGACAGTGACTATGCCTTAGCGATCCTGCTCGACCCTCAACAGTCCTGGCAGGACCCGGATCAGGTTCCCCAGGCTTATGTTGCCCTGGCGAATCGAGAGACAGAATGGGTGGAAGAAATTGGCCTGACAGTCAATCGGGCGATTGCCAAAAGCCGCGTCACAAAAGCCGCGCTCAATCTGTTAAGACGAAATTTGATCTTGCAGTAA
- a CDS encoding glycosyltransferase family 4 protein, with the protein MSKADSPLKVLLFAGPFEVRGTSAYTLRLAQYTAAYGIETRVICPNATKVDPSMRAKLDIKEYRNLNVPILGHLILHLVKQELEKKRPDLIHIQSRHVLPQGQWLARKLKRPFLLTVNDYLQSDERLRIDMRWCKGIITVSESVKKDLIARTGLPDDFVLVISSGVDVPEQSQHVPVLSRDHEPVVGTAGPLEAIKGLPYFLGAASRVLEVNPHVQFLVSGAGPEESNLRHLVRDLEISENVTFVPNLYDFSISLEAMDIFCLASLRQGLGTIMLEAMALAKPVIATGVGGIYSVIRDGETGLVIPPSNSEILASSILKLLDDPLKARAMGESARELVRQEFRVETMVEKTVEQYKLALQVPV; encoded by the coding sequence ATGAGCAAAGCAGATTCTCCTCTCAAAGTGTTATTATTTGCAGGGCCTTTTGAGGTGAGAGGTACCTCAGCATACACTTTGAGACTGGCACAATACACGGCCGCGTATGGTATCGAAACCAGGGTCATTTGTCCCAATGCGACGAAAGTCGATCCCAGTATGCGCGCGAAGCTGGATATTAAGGAGTATCGGAACCTGAATGTGCCGATACTGGGGCATCTGATTTTACATCTCGTGAAACAGGAGCTGGAAAAGAAGCGGCCCGATCTGATTCATATTCAGTCGCGGCATGTTTTGCCACAGGGACAATGGCTGGCCCGCAAGCTGAAACGTCCCTTTCTGTTGACTGTGAATGACTATCTGCAGAGTGATGAGCGTCTGCGGATTGATATGCGGTGGTGCAAAGGGATTATTACGGTCAGCGAGTCAGTCAAAAAAGATCTGATAGCCCGTACCGGTTTGCCAGATGATTTTGTACTGGTGATTTCCAGTGGCGTGGATGTGCCTGAGCAGTCTCAGCATGTACCTGTCCTGTCCCGCGATCACGAGCCTGTGGTTGGTACAGCAGGCCCGCTGGAGGCCATTAAAGGGTTGCCGTATTTTCTGGGAGCAGCCAGTCGCGTTCTGGAAGTGAATCCACATGTCCAGTTTTTGGTTTCGGGGGCAGGTCCGGAGGAAAGTAATTTGCGGCACCTGGTTCGTGATCTGGAAATTTCTGAAAACGTGACCTTTGTTCCTAATCTCTACGACTTTTCCATCTCTCTGGAGGCGATGGACATTTTCTGTCTGGCTTCCCTCAGACAGGGGCTGGGGACGATCATGCTGGAAGCGATGGCATTGGCCAAGCCGGTGATCGCGACCGGGGTGGGCGGGATCTATTCTGTGATCCGCGATGGGGAAACCGGGCTGGTGATTCCTCCATCAAACAGCGAAATACTGGCAAGCAGTATCCTGAAGCTGCTGGACGACCCATTGAAAGCGCGGGCGATGGGAGAATCGGCCCGGGAACTGGTTCGGCAGGAATTCCGGGTGGAGACCATGGTTGAGAAAACTGTAGAACAGTATAAACTGGCATTGCAGGTTCCGGTCTGA
- the floA gene encoding flotillin-like protein FloA (flotillin-like protein involved in membrane lipid rafts) — protein sequence MNDLNLFAAEDSSTYIWIVGAVVFLGTLVFFAVFARFAGLWIQCKMTNARISFPNLVMMTIRKVNPTIIVRSKIMAIQAGVTRTYDISTRDLEAHYLAGGNVPNVIRALIAAQRAKIDLDWQSAQAIDLAGRDILDAVRTSVYPKVIDCPDSRKTNSTLDAVAGDGIQLNVRARVTVRTNLKQLVGGATEETVIARVGQGIVQAIGSTDSYKKVLENPDKITQIVLNEGLEKQTAYTIVSIDIADVDVGENIGARLQADHAEAEMRVAQAKAEQRRAEQKAREQEMVALTQENRAKVVLAEAKVPQAIASAFRNKKMGLMDYYELKNVQADTKMRDAIATPEREMSPAN from the coding sequence ATGAACGACTTGAATCTTTTCGCTGCCGAAGATAGCTCCACATATATCTGGATTGTCGGCGCTGTCGTATTTCTCGGCACGTTGGTGTTTTTCGCAGTCTTCGCACGTTTTGCCGGGTTGTGGATTCAGTGCAAAATGACGAATGCCAGGATCTCGTTTCCGAATCTGGTGATGATGACGATTCGAAAAGTGAATCCCACAATTATCGTTCGCAGTAAAATTATGGCGATTCAAGCGGGGGTCACCCGTACCTACGATATCTCCACGCGGGATCTGGAAGCACATTATCTCGCGGGGGGAAATGTGCCGAATGTGATTCGAGCATTGATCGCCGCCCAACGGGCCAAAATTGATCTGGACTGGCAGTCGGCACAGGCGATTGATCTTGCCGGGCGCGATATTCTGGATGCGGTCCGGACGAGCGTGTATCCCAAGGTCATCGACTGTCCGGATTCCCGTAAGACGAACAGCACTCTGGATGCCGTGGCCGGCGATGGAATTCAGTTGAATGTTCGGGCCCGTGTCACCGTGCGGACGAACCTGAAACAGCTGGTCGGTGGGGCCACCGAAGAGACTGTGATCGCCCGCGTCGGCCAGGGGATTGTGCAGGCCATCGGTTCCACTGATTCCTATAAAAAGGTCCTGGAAAACCCGGATAAAATCACGCAGATCGTCTTGAATGAAGGATTAGAGAAACAGACGGCTTACACGATTGTTTCGATTGATATTGCTGACGTTGATGTGGGCGAAAATATAGGTGCCCGATTACAGGCAGATCATGCGGAAGCAGAAATGCGTGTGGCTCAGGCCAAAGCAGAACAGCGTCGTGCGGAACAAAAAGCGCGTGAGCAGGAAATGGTCGCGTTGACCCAGGAAAACCGGGCGAAAGTGGTATTAGCGGAAGCCAAGGTTCCGCAGGCTATTGCCAGCGCGTTTCGTAATAAGAAAATGGGCCTGATGGACTACTATGAACTGAAAAACGTTCAGGCTGATACGAAGATGCGTGACGCCATAGCAACTCCCGAGCGGGAAATGTCTCCTGCTAATTAA
- a CDS encoding NfeD family protein, translating to MDYSLIAILALAVALMMLVAEIFLPSGGLIAVLALTSLAASVWAAWMAWWGSSPGLWWTYIASVIVLIPTTLGFAVRFFPNTAWGKKVIHEVPTLDEVTGFQEETAHLRSLIGKIGKTQTLLNPSGFVLVNHERHHCESQGMIVDSQVDVEIIAVEGTRLVVKVVKQPVVDETKSGDESAASDKSMADESLDFEVPDS from the coding sequence ATGGATTATTCACTCATAGCAATTCTTGCTTTGGCAGTCGCGTTGATGATGCTGGTCGCCGAGATTTTTCTCCCCTCTGGCGGACTCATAGCTGTTCTGGCTTTAACCAGTCTGGCGGCTTCTGTCTGGGCAGCCTGGATGGCCTGGTGGGGGTCGAGCCCGGGCTTGTGGTGGACTTATATTGCGAGTGTGATTGTGCTGATTCCGACGACTCTGGGGTTTGCCGTCCGCTTCTTCCCCAATACGGCCTGGGGGAAAAAGGTAATTCACGAAGTTCCCACGCTGGATGAGGTTACAGGTTTCCAAGAGGAAACCGCACATTTGCGGTCGTTGATTGGAAAGATTGGAAAAACGCAAACTCTTTTGAACCCCAGCGGGTTCGTGCTCGTTAATCATGAAAGACATCACTGCGAAAGCCAGGGAATGATCGTGGATTCGCAGGTGGACGTTGAAATTATCGCAGTGGAAGGGACCAGACTGGTCGTCAAGGTTGTCAAACAGCCAGTTGTCGATGAGACGAAGTCGGGAGACGAATCAGCTGCCTCCGATAAGAGCATGGCTGATGAATCACTCGACTTTGAAGTACCGGACAGCTGA
- a CDS encoding 3-keto-disaccharide hydrolase: MFRLALVGLFAFQFLLTSTAFAQAPKGDKKFAILEIDQADEDFQYQGEYYGQIGNDCSWCGAAALGLQVVARGDGHFVASLYHGGLPGNGWDRSARVELEGARQGDVLFLTGGDFQIQVLHGGVVDVRDEAGHLLGQLLKTQRRSITLGATPPPGSTVLFDGTSTDMLKDAEITEEGLLKEGTEFKNTYRSFRLHLEFRLPYMPYATGQARSNSGVYLQSRYEVQILDSFGLEGVENECGGLYKQKRGDVNMCFPPLSWQTYDIAFVAPKFDAQGEKIKNAFITVLLNGVPVHQDYSIIAKTGGGKQEGPDLFPIKLQDHTNPVRFRNIWIVDLSNQPDPVYCTPCQSLACDP, translated from the coding sequence ATGTTTCGTCTTGCACTGGTCGGTTTATTTGCGTTTCAATTTCTGCTGACTTCGACAGCATTTGCACAGGCTCCCAAAGGGGATAAAAAATTTGCGATCCTCGAGATCGATCAAGCCGACGAGGACTTTCAGTATCAGGGTGAATACTATGGCCAGATCGGCAATGACTGTTCCTGGTGTGGTGCAGCAGCGTTGGGTTTGCAGGTTGTTGCCCGTGGTGATGGTCATTTTGTTGCATCACTCTATCATGGCGGACTGCCTGGAAATGGGTGGGACCGTTCTGCACGAGTCGAGCTGGAAGGGGCTCGGCAAGGAGATGTGTTATTCCTGACCGGTGGTGATTTTCAGATACAGGTGTTGCACGGAGGTGTTGTCGATGTTCGGGACGAGGCAGGACATCTGCTCGGTCAGTTATTGAAAACTCAGCGCCGCAGCATCACACTGGGAGCCACGCCACCCCCTGGATCGACCGTGCTGTTTGATGGCACTTCGACCGATATGCTCAAAGACGCTGAAATCACAGAGGAAGGCCTGTTAAAAGAGGGAACCGAATTCAAGAATACCTATCGCAGTTTCCGTCTGCATCTGGAGTTTCGCCTGCCTTATATGCCTTATGCTACCGGACAGGCACGCAGTAACAGCGGTGTTTATCTGCAGAGCCGCTATGAAGTCCAGATCCTCGATTCGTTTGGCCTGGAAGGGGTCGAGAATGAGTGTGGCGGGCTGTACAAGCAAAAGCGTGGTGATGTAAATATGTGTTTCCCTCCTCTCAGCTGGCAGACTTATGACATCGCTTTCGTGGCTCCTAAATTCGATGCGCAAGGTGAAAAGATCAAAAACGCCTTCATTACGGTACTACTGAATGGTGTTCCCGTTCACCAGGATTACTCCATCATCGCAAAAACCGGCGGAGGCAAGCAGGAAGGTCCCGACTTGTTTCCGATCAAGCTGCAGGATCATACCAATCCCGTCCGCTTTCGGAATATCTGGATCGTGGATTTGAGTAACCAGCCAGACCCCGTATATTGCACGCCATGCCAGTCTCTGGCCTGCGACCCGTAA
- a CDS encoding DUF3311 domain-containing protein, with product MRYTIYGLVVLLIIIHQDNWLWDDKRLIWGFMPITLLYQAGISVGAAIVWFLATKFAWPHHLEEVTQEPPAQAQETGDKE from the coding sequence ATGAGATACACCATTTATGGCTTGGTTGTCCTGCTTATCATCATTCACCAGGATAACTGGTTGTGGGACGACAAACGTCTCATCTGGGGCTTCATGCCGATCACCCTGCTGTATCAGGCGGGTATCTCCGTCGGCGCTGCGATTGTCTGGTTCCTGGCCACCAAGTTTGCCTGGCCTCATCACTTGGAAGAAGTTACACAAGAACCACCTGCACAGGCTCAGGAAACAGGAGATAAAGAATAA